A window from Sus scrofa isolate TJ Tabasco breed Duroc chromosome 2, Sscrofa11.1, whole genome shotgun sequence encodes these proteins:
- the C2H11orf96 gene encoding uncharacterized protein C11orf96 homolog, which produces CASGIRRLERGTCVPAATTFPPGLGEAQDKTLHLGRPPLHSRVLRGLGCSRNPRGRGPPSGAGLAGGAGERAATFPAWRGDVRRKGAGRTRFKWHSLSSELAAVWAGAGYISGGPGRRGADGDSSGGERLGAQRSSIPQSPVPHDGPACPPSRGAPTRAREGRRHPTADLDPPPGEPQAAASRGAPAQRPPLESPGAPPPGPEDTGSAMAAAKPSELMGICSSYQAVMPHFVCLADEFPQPVRPAKLSKGKGRLRRPRQSRFKTQPVTFDEIQEVEEEGVSPMEEEKAKKSFLQSLECLRRSTQSLSLQREQLTSCKLRNSLDSSDSDSAL; this is translated from the coding sequence TGTGCCTCTGGGATTAGGAGGCTGGAGAGGGGGACCTGCGTCCCCGCGGCTACCACGTTTCCTCCAGGCTTGGGGGAGGCCCAGGACAAGACCCTGCACCTGGGCCGCCCGCCCCTGCACAGCCGCGTGCTTCGGGGCCTTGGATGCTCCCGGAACCCCCGCGGGCGGGGCCCGCCTTCCGGAGCCGGGTTGGCGGGCGGCGCTGGGGAAAGGGCCGCTACTTTCCCAGCGTGGCGGGGCGACGTCAGGCGGAAGGGCGCGGGGCGCACACGCTTTAAATGGCATTCGCTGTCATCCGAGCTCGCAGCCGTGTGGGCAGGAGCCGGCTATATAAGCGGTGGGCCGGGCCGCCGCGGGGCAGACGGCGACAGCAGCGGCGGCGAGCGCCTCGGAGCGCAGCGGAGCAGCATCCCCCAGAGCCCCGTTCCCCACGACGGGCCCGCCTGCCCGCCCTCCCGAGGAGCGCCGACCCGGGCCCGCGAGGGCCGCCGCCACCCCACAGCAGATTTGGATCCCCCGCCCGGCGAGCCCCAGGCTGCTGCCTCCCGGGGGGCCCCGGCGCAGCGGCCGCCCCTGGAGAGCCCCGGCGCCCCGCCGCCCGGCCCCGAAGACACGGGCAGCGCCATGGCGGCCGCCAAGCCCAGCGAGCTGATGGGCATCTGCTCCAGCTACCAGGCGGTGATGCCGCACTTCGTGTGCCTGGCCGACGAGTTCCCGCAGCCCGTGCGGCCCGCCAAGCTGTCCAAGGGCAAGGGTCGGCTGCGGCGGCCGCGCCAGTCCCGCTTCAAGACGCAGCCGGTGACCTTCGACGAGAtccaggaggtggaggaggagggagtgtcCCCCATGGAGGAGGAGAAGGCCAAGAAGTCGTTCCTGCAGAGCCTGGAGTGCCTGCGCCGCAGCACGCAGAGCCTGTCGCTGCAGCGGGAGCAACTCACCAGCTGCAAACTGAGGAACAGCCTGGACTCTAGCGACTCCGACTCGGCCCTGTGA